A part of Kitasatospora acidiphila genomic DNA contains:
- a CDS encoding FBP domain-containing protein, translated as MKPVTEPDLRASFVNCSKGEAKRINLPRNLAELPWDELDFLGWRDPGAPERSYLVLEREDGQLIGLALRYSAQQRGFLRSNICSLCLTVHSGSGVSLLTARKAGAAGREGNSVGAYMCTDLACSLYIRGLKTPEGTGSRIQESLTVEEQLDRMRANLADFVTKVFA; from the coding sequence ATGAAGCCAGTCACCGAACCGGACCTCCGCGCCTCCTTCGTCAACTGCTCCAAGGGCGAGGCCAAGCGGATCAATCTGCCGCGCAATCTCGCCGAACTCCCGTGGGACGAGCTGGACTTCCTCGGCTGGCGGGATCCGGGCGCGCCCGAGCGCAGCTACCTGGTGCTGGAGCGCGAGGACGGGCAGCTCATCGGCCTGGCGCTGCGCTACTCGGCCCAGCAGCGCGGCTTCCTCCGCAGCAACATCTGCAGCCTCTGCCTCACCGTGCACAGCGGTAGCGGCGTTTCGCTGCTCACCGCCCGCAAGGCCGGCGCGGCCGGGCGCGAGGGCAACTCGGTCGGCGCCTACATGTGCACCGACCTGGCCTGCTCGCTCTACATCCGCGGCCTCAAGACCCCGGAGGGCACCGGCAGTCGGATCCAGGAGTCGCTGACCGTCGAGGAACAGCTCGATCGGATGCGCGCCAACCTCGCGGACTTCGTCACGAAGGTCTTCGCATGA
- a CDS encoding SDR family oxidoreductase translates to MTDAPVSVVTGANRGIGLETCRQLAALGHRVVLTARDPAKAQAAARRIGPAVHPVRLDVTDAADAAALAAELRDRYGRVDVLVNNAAIHYDTWQRVSTADLAVVREAADTNVFGPWQLVQALLPLLRESRHGRIVNVSSGAGAIADLGAGTPAYSITKLALNGLTKMLARDLAHDRILVNAVCPGWVATDMGGGGGRPVADGAAGVVWAATLPDGGPTGGFFRDKHAIPW, encoded by the coding sequence ATGACCGACGCACCCGTATCAGTCGTCACCGGGGCCAACCGCGGCATCGGGTTGGAGACGTGCCGTCAGCTCGCCGCCCTCGGCCACCGGGTGGTGCTGACCGCCCGGGATCCGGCCAAGGCCCAGGCGGCGGCCCGCCGGATCGGTCCCGCGGTCCACCCCGTCCGACTGGATGTCACCGACGCCGCCGACGCCGCCGCGCTCGCCGCCGAACTGCGCGACCGCTACGGCCGGGTAGACGTCCTGGTGAACAACGCGGCCATCCACTACGACACCTGGCAGCGGGTCAGCACCGCCGACCTGGCGGTGGTGCGCGAGGCCGCCGACACCAATGTGTTCGGGCCCTGGCAGCTGGTGCAGGCGCTGCTGCCGCTGCTGCGCGAGTCGCGGCACGGCCGGATCGTCAACGTCTCCAGCGGCGCGGGCGCGATCGCCGACCTCGGCGCGGGCACCCCGGCGTACTCGATCACCAAGCTGGCGCTCAACGGCCTCACCAAGATGCTGGCCCGCGACCTCGCCCATGACCGGATCCTGGTCAACGCGGTCTGCCCCGGCTGGGTGGCCACCGACATGGGCGGTGGCGGCGGCCGCCCGGTGGCGGACGGCGCGGCGGGCGTGGTGTGGGCCGCCACGCTGCCGGACGGCGGGCCGACCGGCGGGTTCTTCCGGGACAAGCACGCGATCCCCTGGTAG
- a CDS encoding DUF5302 domain-containing protein encodes MNSTEPSAAEHEEGSPAPEAAPDSVTDADDTADTTDVKAKFLAALQQKKGSRGDGAGGGPGGNSKIHSTHGAAGGKRTFRRKSGG; translated from the coding sequence ATGAACAGCACCGAGCCGAGCGCTGCGGAGCACGAGGAGGGCTCCCCGGCGCCCGAGGCCGCCCCGGACAGCGTGACCGACGCGGACGACACGGCCGACACCACCGATGTGAAGGCCAAGTTCCTGGCCGCCCTGCAGCAGAAGAAGGGCAGCCGGGGCGACGGTGCCGGCGGCGGCCCGGGCGGCAACTCCAAGATCCACTCCACCCACGGCGCCGCCGGCGGCAAGCGCACCTTCCGCCGCAAGAGCGGCGGCTGA
- a CDS encoding TetR/AcrR family transcriptional regulator, producing MTGATTDGRVQKGNETRRLVLGRAVAIASVEGLGGLSLGRLATELELSKSGVFALFGSKEELQLATVRAAQRIYWDAVLEPVQALPAGVGKLWVLAERWLEYSRTRVFPGGCFFYAVGAEFDAQPGRVRDALAEAGRSWYGLVLEYLAAAQEVGQLRPDADLEQLAFELIAYLELANGLSLLHGDDRPYQRARRSVLLLLRSEAADESLLPAV from the coding sequence GTGACGGGTGCCACGACGGACGGGCGGGTGCAGAAGGGCAACGAGACCAGGCGGTTGGTGCTGGGCCGCGCGGTCGCGATCGCCTCGGTGGAGGGGCTCGGCGGGCTGTCGCTGGGGCGGCTGGCCACTGAGCTGGAGCTCAGCAAGAGCGGGGTGTTCGCGCTGTTCGGCTCCAAGGAGGAGCTGCAGCTGGCGACCGTGCGGGCGGCCCAGCGGATTTACTGGGACGCGGTGCTGGAGCCGGTGCAGGCGCTGCCGGCCGGGGTCGGCAAGCTCTGGGTGCTGGCCGAGCGCTGGCTGGAGTACTCGCGCACCCGGGTCTTCCCGGGCGGCTGCTTCTTCTACGCGGTGGGCGCGGAGTTCGACGCCCAGCCCGGTCGGGTGCGGGACGCGCTGGCCGAGGCCGGCCGCAGCTGGTACGGGCTGGTGCTGGAGTACCTGGCGGCGGCCCAGGAGGTCGGCCAGTTGCGGCCGGATGCCGATCTGGAGCAGCTGGCCTTCGAGTTGATCGCCTATCTGGAGCTGGCCAACGGGCTCTCGCTGCTGCACGGCGACGACCGGCCGTACCAGCGGGCCCGGCGCTCGGTGCTGCTGCTGCTCCGTTCGGAGGCGGCGGACGAAAGCCTGCTGCCCGCGGTGTGA
- a CDS encoding acyl-CoA dehydrogenase family protein: MPGPDPIDLLAVGELLTEEERLIQATVRRFADDRIRPHIADWFEQGVFPARELAPELGRLGLLGMHLEGYGCAGAGAVAYGAACLELEAADSGLRSFVSVQGSLAMRAIHAFGSEEQKLRWLPEMAAGRAIGCFGLTEPDFGSDPAGMRTTARRKGRGGTSRPEGGGDWVLSGSKMWITNGSVSDVAVVWAQTEQGVRGFLVPRGTKGFTATDVHGKLSLRASVTSELHFDEVQLPGDAVLPGVSGLRGPLSCLNEARYGILWGTVGAARDCYQAALEYAKSRVQFGRPIAGFQLTQEKLVEMALELEKAHLVAWRVGRLKEAGQSRAAHISFGKLNNVRTALEIARSARTVLGANGITTAYPVLRHANNLESVLTYEGTSEIHTLVLGEAITGTAAYR, translated from the coding sequence ATGCCCGGACCCGACCCGATCGACCTGCTGGCCGTGGGCGAACTGCTCACCGAGGAGGAGCGGCTGATCCAGGCCACGGTCCGCCGGTTCGCCGACGACCGGATCCGCCCGCACATCGCCGACTGGTTCGAGCAGGGAGTCTTCCCCGCCCGCGAGTTGGCGCCCGAACTGGGCCGGCTCGGGCTGCTCGGCATGCACCTGGAGGGGTACGGCTGCGCGGGCGCCGGCGCGGTCGCCTACGGCGCGGCCTGCCTGGAACTGGAGGCCGCCGACTCGGGGCTGCGCAGCTTCGTCTCGGTGCAGGGCTCGCTGGCGATGCGGGCGATCCACGCGTTCGGCTCCGAGGAGCAGAAGCTGCGGTGGCTGCCCGAGATGGCGGCCGGCCGGGCGATCGGCTGCTTCGGCCTGACCGAGCCGGACTTCGGCTCCGACCCGGCCGGGATGCGCACCACCGCCCGCCGCAAGGGGCGTGGGGGCACCTCCCGCCCGGAGGGTGGGGGCGACTGGGTGCTGTCCGGCAGCAAGATGTGGATCACCAACGGCAGCGTCTCGGACGTCGCGGTGGTCTGGGCGCAGACCGAGCAGGGCGTGCGCGGCTTCCTGGTGCCGCGCGGCACCAAGGGCTTCACCGCCACCGATGTGCACGGCAAGCTCTCGCTGCGCGCCTCGGTCACCAGCGAGCTGCACTTCGACGAGGTGCAGCTGCCGGGCGATGCGGTGCTGCCCGGGGTCAGCGGGCTGCGCGGGCCGCTCTCCTGCCTCAACGAGGCGCGCTACGGGATCCTCTGGGGCACGGTCGGCGCGGCCCGGGACTGCTACCAGGCGGCGCTGGAGTACGCGAAGAGCCGGGTGCAGTTCGGCCGCCCGATCGCGGGCTTCCAGCTCACCCAGGAGAAGCTGGTCGAGATGGCGCTGGAGTTGGAGAAGGCCCACCTGGTGGCCTGGCGGGTCGGCCGGCTCAAGGAGGCCGGGCAGTCGAGGGCCGCGCACATCAGCTTCGGCAAGCTGAACAACGTGCGGACCGCCCTGGAGATCGCCCGCAGCGCCCGCACCGTGCTGGGCGCCAACGGGATCACCACCGCCTACCCGGTGCTGCGGCACGCCAACAACCTGGAGTCGGTGCTGACCTACGAGGGCACCAGCGAGATCCACACCCTGGTGCTCGGCGAGGCCATCACCGGCACCGCCGCCTACCGCTGA
- a CDS encoding ATP-binding protein — protein sequence MWSPSQNGPVVDIWWTLHLRREPASIPLARRILLSTLDNAGVDRGIAQDLALALTEACANAVEHAGGEDGFQVTAALDGELLRIEVVDSGPGLPRPPHRPPVRRAPARHGTARRRRGRASLPALAAPLAHRARPTAYDTHVLPAHRPLPTPLRLPDLDQLPDLTAEGGRGLFLIRALTDHVRLHTHPQRGAIVSFDKVLTRAADPLLRVAS from the coding sequence ATGTGGAGCCCCAGCCAGAACGGACCGGTCGTGGACATCTGGTGGACTCTGCACCTACGGCGCGAACCGGCCAGCATCCCGCTGGCCCGGCGGATCCTGCTCAGCACCCTGGACAACGCCGGGGTCGACCGGGGGATCGCCCAGGACCTCGCGCTCGCCCTCACCGAGGCCTGCGCCAACGCGGTCGAGCACGCGGGAGGCGAGGACGGCTTCCAGGTCACCGCGGCACTGGACGGCGAGCTGCTGCGGATCGAGGTGGTCGACTCCGGCCCCGGCCTGCCGCGGCCCCCGCACCGTCCGCCGGTGCGGCGCGCACCCGCCCGGCACGGCACCGCGCGCCGCCGCCGCGGCCGGGCCTCGCTGCCGGCCCTCGCCGCGCCCTTGGCCCACCGCGCCCGCCCGACCGCCTACGACACCCACGTCCTCCCCGCGCACCGCCCGCTCCCCACCCCGCTGCGCCTGCCTGACCTCGACCAGCTCCCCGACCTCACCGCCGAAGGCGGCCGCGGCCTCTTCCTGATCCGCGCCCTCACCGACCACGTCCGCCTGCACACCCACCCCCAGCGCGGCGCCATCGTCAGCTTCGACAAGGTCCTCACCCGCGCCGCCGACCCGCTGCTGCGGGTGGCGTCCTGA
- a CDS encoding YcnI family copper-binding membrane protein, with product MRSLPARRPAAALLLATGTVLATAVPAFAHVTVQPGTATQGGYTAVAFRVPDESDTANTVKLEVTLPSDHPIASVSTQPLPGWTVQVDKAQLANPIKTDDGSITSAVSKITWTADSTGKIGPGQFQEFKVSLGPLPADTDQLVFKALQTKDDGTVVRWIDEAKQGQPEPAHPAPVLQLTAKSAASAAASPAADSTKVTASQDAKGAASDGTARTLGVVGIVVGVIGAALGVFGLRRKNGSAAS from the coding sequence ATGCGTTCGCTTCCCGCCCGCCGCCCTGCCGCCGCGCTGCTGCTCGCGACGGGCACCGTGCTGGCCACCGCCGTTCCCGCCTTCGCGCACGTCACCGTGCAGCCGGGCACCGCCACCCAGGGCGGCTACACCGCCGTCGCCTTCCGGGTGCCGGACGAGAGCGACACCGCCAACACGGTCAAGCTGGAGGTCACCCTGCCGAGCGACCACCCGATCGCCTCGGTCTCCACCCAGCCACTGCCCGGCTGGACCGTGCAGGTGGACAAGGCCCAGCTGGCCAACCCGATCAAGACCGACGACGGCAGCATCACCAGCGCGGTCTCCAAGATCACCTGGACGGCCGACAGCACCGGCAAGATCGGCCCCGGCCAGTTCCAGGAGTTCAAGGTCTCGCTCGGCCCGCTGCCCGCCGACACCGACCAGCTGGTCTTCAAGGCGCTGCAGACCAAGGACGACGGCACCGTGGTCCGCTGGATCGACGAGGCCAAGCAGGGCCAGCCGGAGCCGGCCCACCCGGCGCCGGTGCTCCAGCTCACCGCCAAGTCCGCCGCGAGCGCGGCCGCCTCACCGGCCGCCGACAGCACCAAGGTGACCGCCTCGCAGGACGCGAAGGGCGCCGCATCGGACGGCACCGCCCGCACCCTGGGCGTGGTCGGCATCGTGGTGGGCGTCATCGGCGCGGCCCTCGGCGTGTTCGGTCTGCGCCGCAAGAACGGCAGCGCCGCCTCCTGA
- a CDS encoding SCO family protein, with product MHLPTTRGRLAGAAALALAAALSLTACGSGSHAAAGPAVVSQQANNSPYQGTVLSKHFDKPDLTLSDTGGQPFDLRQRTAGRTTLLFFGYTSCPDVCPTTMGDIGVAMQKLPADQQKKIDVVFVSTDPQRDNPKVLRTWLDSFDKDFIGMTGDLDKVKAAAKSLGILVEDPVVNKDGSVTSSHGAQVLAFLPSDDKAHVLYLSNTDTATFAHDLPLLAKGVAA from the coding sequence ATGCATCTGCCGACCACCCGCGGCCGCCTCGCCGGCGCCGCCGCCCTGGCCCTCGCCGCCGCCCTCTCGCTGACCGCCTGCGGCTCCGGCTCCCACGCCGCCGCCGGGCCGGCCGTCGTCTCCCAGCAGGCGAACAACTCGCCGTACCAGGGCACCGTGCTGAGCAAGCACTTCGACAAGCCGGACCTGACCCTGAGCGACACCGGCGGCCAGCCGTTCGACCTGCGCCAGCGCACCGCCGGCCGCACCACGCTGCTCTTCTTCGGCTACACCAGCTGCCCCGACGTCTGCCCGACCACCATGGGCGACATCGGCGTGGCGATGCAGAAGCTGCCCGCCGACCAGCAGAAGAAGATCGACGTGGTCTTCGTCTCCACCGACCCGCAGCGCGACAACCCCAAGGTGCTGCGCACCTGGCTGGACTCGTTCGACAAGGACTTCATCGGCATGACCGGCGACCTGGACAAGGTGAAGGCGGCCGCCAAGTCGCTGGGCATCCTGGTCGAGGACCCGGTGGTCAACAAGGACGGCAGCGTCACCTCCTCGCACGGCGCCCAGGTGCTGGCCTTCCTGCCGTCCGACGACAAGGCGCACGTGCTCTACCTGAGCAACACCGACACCGCGACCTTCGCCCACGACCTGCCGCTGCTGGCCAAGGGGGTGGCCGCCTGA
- a CDS encoding copper chaperone PCu(A)C, with amino-acid sequence MAARFNRLALTGAGLAAVLTAGAIAVANGGSSAATPAGVKISVADSYIPLPAGGDGMAAGYLTVRNTGSAADTLVRVSSPGAGSITMHRSTDSTMQEVDSLPVPAHGSLELARGGTHLMIMGWQKPPAVGDQLEVDLTFAKGGTITVQVPVKPLTYRPGS; translated from the coding sequence ATGGCCGCCAGGTTCAACCGGCTGGCACTGACCGGCGCCGGGCTGGCCGCCGTCCTCACCGCTGGTGCGATCGCCGTGGCCAACGGCGGCAGCTCGGCCGCCACCCCGGCCGGTGTGAAGATCAGCGTCGCCGACTCGTACATCCCGTTGCCGGCCGGCGGCGACGGCATGGCGGCCGGCTACCTGACGGTCCGCAACACCGGATCGGCCGCCGACACCCTGGTCCGGGTGAGCAGCCCCGGCGCCGGCTCGATAACCATGCACCGGTCCACCGACAGCACCATGCAGGAGGTGGACAGCCTGCCGGTGCCGGCCCACGGCAGCCTGGAGCTGGCCCGCGGCGGCACCCACCTGATGATCATGGGGTGGCAGAAGCCGCCCGCCGTCGGCGACCAGCTGGAAGTCGACCTCACCTTCGCGAAGGGCGGCACCATCACCGTCCAGGTACCGGTCAAACCGCTCACCTACCGTCCCGGGAGCTGA
- a CDS encoding copper resistance CopC/CopD family protein: MRKVLAWLTTAGTLLVLLLGTAGPAAAHAALLKTDPAQNSVVATEPAAVTLTFSEGVTLSGDSLRVLDPSGKQVDSGNPGHADGKGDTAGVGLRAGLADGTYTVAWRAISEDTHPVGGAFTFSIGAPSDTSVNPAAVQGENADGTVAALYAIGRGVAYGAFALLVGAAAFVLICWPRGAASRPMQRLLMSGWVALLAATVAVLLLRGPYERGTGLSQVLDLSLVRGTLNERLGTALAARLLLLAAGGVFLSLLVGQLGSTPIEGEEDPADEALLDGEPDEAVDEEEAELRALEQRAALRPQREARLALGIGGLLLALALAATWAAADHAAVGIQVWLALPFDLLHLIAMACWLGGLVALLVGLRHGAGAAAAERFSKLAMGSVAVLAATGVYQAWRGVGSWGALTSTRYGQLLLVKVGLVLLMLGTAWFSRRWTGRLREAPAVAATGDAASQAEPEADPDVALDPERRTQLARQQAVLTAAKVRRAQDGSPVQAGLRRSVLIEAAVAAAVLVVTTMLTNSPPGRVAATAAAPAAATARRRARPAPCSSNCPMTPAARSPAPRAPRPSPSTRRPPAATS, translated from the coding sequence ATGCGCAAAGTCCTCGCCTGGCTCACCACCGCGGGCACCCTGCTGGTCCTGCTGCTCGGCACCGCCGGCCCCGCGGCCGCGCACGCCGCGCTGCTGAAGACCGACCCCGCGCAGAACTCGGTGGTCGCCACCGAGCCGGCCGCCGTCACCCTGACCTTCAGCGAGGGGGTGACGCTCTCCGGCGACTCGCTGCGGGTGCTCGACCCGTCCGGCAAGCAGGTCGACAGCGGCAACCCCGGGCACGCGGACGGCAAGGGCGACACCGCCGGCGTCGGGCTGCGCGCCGGGCTGGCCGACGGCACCTACACGGTGGCCTGGCGGGCGATCTCGGAGGACACCCACCCGGTCGGCGGGGCGTTCACCTTCTCCATCGGCGCGCCCTCCGACACCAGCGTCAACCCGGCGGCGGTGCAGGGCGAGAACGCCGACGGCACGGTGGCCGCGCTCTACGCGATCGGGCGGGGCGTCGCCTACGGCGCGTTCGCGCTGCTGGTCGGGGCGGCGGCCTTCGTGCTGATCTGCTGGCCGCGCGGGGCGGCCAGCCGGCCGATGCAGCGGCTGCTGATGTCCGGCTGGGTCGCGCTGCTGGCCGCCACCGTGGCGGTGCTGCTGCTGCGCGGCCCGTACGAGCGGGGCACCGGCCTGAGCCAGGTGCTGGACCTGTCGCTGGTGCGCGGCACGCTGAACGAGCGGCTCGGCACGGCGCTGGCGGCCCGGCTGCTGCTGCTCGCGGCCGGCGGGGTGTTCCTCTCGCTGCTGGTGGGGCAGTTGGGGAGCACGCCGATCGAGGGCGAGGAAGACCCCGCGGACGAGGCGCTGCTCGACGGCGAGCCGGACGAGGCCGTCGACGAGGAGGAGGCCGAGCTGCGCGCGCTGGAGCAGCGGGCGGCGCTGCGCCCGCAGCGCGAGGCGCGGTTGGCGCTCGGGATCGGCGGGCTGCTGCTGGCGCTGGCGCTGGCGGCCACCTGGGCGGCGGCCGACCATGCGGCGGTCGGCATCCAGGTGTGGCTGGCGCTGCCGTTCGACCTGCTGCACCTGATCGCGATGGCCTGCTGGCTGGGCGGGCTGGTGGCGCTGCTGGTCGGGCTGCGGCACGGCGCGGGGGCGGCGGCGGCCGAGCGGTTCTCCAAACTGGCGATGGGCTCGGTCGCGGTGCTGGCGGCCACCGGCGTCTACCAGGCCTGGCGGGGCGTCGGCTCGTGGGGCGCGCTGACCTCGACCAGGTACGGGCAGCTGCTGCTGGTCAAGGTCGGCCTGGTGCTGCTGATGCTGGGCACCGCCTGGTTCTCCCGCCGCTGGACCGGCCGGCTGCGCGAGGCCCCGGCGGTGGCGGCGACCGGGGACGCTGCTTCGCAGGCCGAGCCCGAGGCCGACCCCGACGTTGCTCTGGACCCCGAGCGCCGCACCCAACTGGCCCGCCAGCAGGCGGTGTTGACCGCCGCCAAGGTCCGCAGGGCGCAGGACGGCTCCCCGGTGCAGGCCGGGCTGCGGCGCTCGGTGCTGATCGAGGCGGCGGTCGCGGCGGCCGTGCTGGTGGTGACCACCATGCTGACCAACTCCCCGCCCGGCCGCGTCGCCGCCACCGCCGCCGCACCGGCCGCCGCCACCGCCCGGCGCCGGGCCAGGCCCGCACCGTGCAGCTCAAACTGCCCTATGACACCGGCGGCAAGGAGCCCGGCGCCAAGGGCACCGCGACCCTCACCGTCAACCCGGCGACCACCGGCGGCAACCAGCTGA
- a CDS encoding FixH family protein yields the protein MQLKLPYDTGGKEPGAKGTATLTVNPATTGGNQLTLVVAAADGKPVDVPETQLSFTLPDRDLGPLPVKLTKSGTGAWSGTAQLPLAGDWVAAVVVRSSDIDQDTETKQLTIG from the coding sequence GTGCAGCTCAAACTGCCCTATGACACCGGCGGCAAGGAGCCCGGCGCCAAGGGCACCGCGACCCTCACCGTCAACCCGGCGACCACCGGCGGCAACCAGCTGACCCTGGTGGTGGCGGCCGCCGACGGCAAGCCGGTGGACGTGCCCGAGACCCAGCTCTCGTTCACCCTGCCGGACCGCGACCTCGGCCCGCTGCCGGTCAAGCTCACCAAGAGCGGCACCGGCGCCTGGAGCGGCACCGCCCAACTCCCGCTGGCCGGCGACTGGGTGGCCGCCGTGGTGGTGCGCTCCTCGGACATCGACCAGGACACCGAGACCAAGCAGCTCACGATCGGTTAG
- the pheA gene encoding prephenate dehydratase, translating into MSATRYTYLGPVGTFTEAALHTLPEAATRELVPLASVQAALDAVRAGEAAGAFVPIENSVEGAVTATADELATGAPLMIYREVLLPISFALLVRPGTELADVKRVTSHPVAQPQVRRWLGANLPDAVWEAAASNADGARLVQEGQSDGAFAGEFAAPLYGLEPLVKDIADAQNATTRFVLVGRPGRVASPTGADKTSMVVWLGDNHPGALLELLQEFAVRGVNLMRIESRPTGHGLGNYCFSIDCEGHLTERRVGETLMGLRRICPQIRFLGSYPRADERGSTPRQPGTSDEDFDRAADWLARCLDGRGEG; encoded by the coding sequence ATGTCGGCCACCCGCTACACCTACCTCGGGCCCGTCGGCACCTTTACCGAGGCCGCCCTGCACACCCTGCCCGAGGCCGCCACCCGCGAGCTGGTGCCGCTGGCCTCGGTGCAGGCGGCGCTGGACGCGGTGCGCGCCGGCGAGGCGGCGGGCGCCTTCGTGCCGATCGAGAACTCGGTGGAGGGGGCGGTCACCGCGACCGCCGACGAACTGGCCACCGGCGCGCCGCTGATGATCTACCGCGAGGTGCTGCTGCCGATCAGCTTCGCCCTGCTGGTCCGGCCGGGCACCGAGCTGGCCGACGTCAAGCGGGTCACCAGCCATCCGGTGGCCCAGCCGCAGGTGCGCCGCTGGCTCGGCGCCAACCTGCCGGACGCGGTCTGGGAGGCCGCCGCCTCCAACGCGGACGGCGCCCGGCTGGTCCAGGAGGGGCAGTCGGACGGCGCCTTCGCCGGGGAGTTCGCCGCGCCGCTCTACGGCCTGGAACCGCTGGTCAAGGACATCGCCGACGCGCAGAACGCGACCACCCGGTTCGTGCTGGTCGGGCGGCCCGGCAGGGTCGCGTCGCCGACCGGGGCGGACAAGACCTCGATGGTGGTGTGGCTCGGCGACAACCACCCGGGTGCGCTGCTGGAACTGCTGCAGGAATTCGCGGTGCGCGGGGTCAACCTGATGCGGATCGAATCCCGGCCGACCGGGCACGGGCTCGGCAACTACTGCTTCTCGATCGACTGCGAGGGGCACCTGACCGAGCGCCGGGTGGGCGAGACCCTGATGGGGCTGCGGCGGATCTGCCCGCAGATCCGGTTCCTGGGCTCCTATCCGCGGGCCGACGAGCGGGGGTCCACGCCCCGGCAGCCCGGCACCTCGGACGAGGACTTCGACCGGGCCGCCGACTGGCTGGCCCGCTGCCTCGACGGGCGCGGCGAGGGCTGA
- the serS gene encoding serine--tRNA ligase, whose translation MIDLRLLREDPDRVRASQRARGEDVDLVDALLAADERRRSSGSRFDELRNEQKGLGKQVAQAKGEEKAALLQRTKDLAAEVKAADAEQSEAKEEADRLLRSLANLIDPAAPVGGEEDFVTLEEIGTPRNFAAEGFEPRDHVELGQILGAIDTERGAKVAGARSYYLTGVGALLELALVNMAIAQATASGFIPMITPALVRPAAMDGTGFLGQAAENVYHLAEDDRYLVGTSEVPLAAYHMDEIIDADKLPLRYAGYSSCFRREAGTYGKDTRGIIRVHQFEKVEMFVFTSPEEAEAEHRRLLQWEKDFLNALELPYRVIDVASGDLGSSAVRKFDIEAWIPTQGKYREVTSTSNTTEYQARRLAIRMREEGKVRPLATLNGTLVAIPRTIVAILENHQQADGSVVLPEALRPYLGGRTTLDPVK comes from the coding sequence GTGATTGACCTTCGCCTGCTTCGTGAGGACCCTGACCGAGTGCGCGCCTCGCAGCGCGCCCGTGGCGAGGACGTCGACCTGGTCGACGCTCTCCTCGCAGCCGACGAGCGCCGCCGGTCCTCGGGCAGTCGGTTCGACGAACTGCGCAATGAGCAGAAGGGCCTCGGCAAGCAGGTCGCCCAGGCCAAGGGCGAGGAGAAGGCCGCCCTGCTGCAGCGCACCAAGGACCTGGCCGCCGAGGTCAAGGCCGCCGACGCCGAGCAGTCCGAGGCCAAGGAGGAGGCCGACCGGCTGCTCCGCTCGCTGGCCAACCTCATCGACCCGGCCGCCCCGGTCGGTGGCGAGGAGGACTTCGTCACGCTGGAGGAGATCGGCACCCCGCGCAACTTCGCGGCCGAGGGCTTCGAGCCCCGCGACCACGTCGAGCTGGGCCAGATCCTCGGGGCGATCGACACCGAGCGCGGTGCCAAGGTGGCCGGCGCCCGGTCCTACTACCTGACCGGTGTCGGCGCGCTGCTGGAGCTCGCCCTGGTCAACATGGCGATCGCCCAGGCCACCGCGTCCGGCTTCATCCCGATGATCACCCCGGCCCTGGTCCGCCCGGCGGCCATGGACGGCACCGGCTTCCTCGGCCAGGCGGCCGAGAACGTCTACCACCTCGCCGAGGACGACCGGTACCTGGTCGGCACCAGCGAGGTGCCGCTCGCCGCGTACCACATGGACGAGATCATCGACGCCGACAAGCTGCCGCTGCGGTACGCCGGTTACTCGTCCTGCTTCCGCCGGGAGGCCGGCACCTACGGCAAGGACACCCGCGGCATCATCCGGGTGCACCAGTTCGAGAAGGTCGAGATGTTCGTCTTCACCTCCCCCGAGGAGGCCGAGGCCGAGCACCGCCGCCTGCTGCAGTGGGAGAAGGACTTCCTGAACGCGCTGGAGCTGCCCTACCGGGTGATCGACGTCGCCTCCGGCGACCTCGGCTCCTCGGCCGTGCGCAAGTTCGACATCGAGGCCTGGATCCCGACCCAGGGCAAGTACCGCGAGGTCACCTCGACCTCCAACACCACCGAGTACCAGGCCCGCCGGCTCGCCATCCGGATGCGCGAGGAGGGCAAGGTCCGCCCGCTGGCCACCCTCAACGGCACCCTGGTCGCGATCCCCCGCACCATCGTGGCGATCCTGGAGAACCACCAGCAGGCCGACGGCAGCGTGGTGCTGCCCGAGGCGCTGCGTCCCTACCTCGGCGGCCGGACCACGCTGGACCCGGTCAAGTGA